In the genome of Spirochaetia bacterium, one region contains:
- a CDS encoding glycoside hydrolase family 32 protein: MTFPAVFPILLPLQQGILSGRIPRIFQQEKGGSVVLISLLPHHQTKMDKNYPRFHFRPAYNWINDPNGTIYFNGSYHLFYQYNPASDKWGNLHWGHTRTKDFIHYEVMKDMLCPQHEKGEHHCFSGCIGINSNGNPVLMYTSVQYDEKHNPNIQKAVLLDKDMKTLSDERINAITVDMEGLPSEIRHDWRDPYMFNADGRFFLVLGAAVGSSQVPSILLFESPDGSLVNWKYLKVLQTFKPIIELMECPNFFPLQGKWVLLGSPYGQVQYQTGTFNTEKLEFKTEEAGLIDHSSQFYATNTFRDNRNRTILVAFINGFSSGQGWNNVISIPRTLSLTDNRELVQLPISEFDTLQGKSLLSGGKDKADIMLNGAMQISDPALLQCRITCTVIRSEATAEMEVLLKAGTREICKISIAPEEIVFDSIHIPSTRQNATEIDLLIDHSVMEIFIDGGRYCATRTNEAIQNLETLEFKGNCLLKALQVHEVKSLSIIEEQ; the protein is encoded by the coding sequence TTGACTTTTCCTGCAGTCTTTCCTATTCTGTTGCCACTACAGCAAGGAATTCTATCAGGAAGAATTCCACGTATCTTTCAACAGGAGAAAGGCGGAAGCGTCGTTTTGATAAGCTTGCTTCCTCACCATCAGACAAAAATGGACAAGAATTACCCACGTTTTCATTTCAGGCCAGCATATAATTGGATCAACGACCCGAACGGTACCATCTACTTCAACGGCAGCTATCATCTCTTTTACCAGTATAACCCTGCTTCGGACAAATGGGGTAATCTGCATTGGGGACATACCCGTACAAAGGATTTCATACATTATGAGGTCATGAAGGATATGCTCTGCCCTCAGCATGAGAAAGGAGAACATCATTGCTTTTCAGGATGCATAGGCATCAACAGCAATGGTAATCCGGTGCTCATGTATACAAGTGTACAATACGATGAGAAGCACAATCCCAATATTCAGAAAGCCGTCCTACTGGACAAGGACATGAAAACTCTGTCAGATGAGCGGATCAACGCGATTACCGTAGATATGGAAGGTCTGCCTTCGGAAATACGACATGACTGGAGAGATCCTTACATGTTCAATGCGGACGGAAGGTTCTTCCTTGTCCTGGGAGCCGCTGTAGGTTCTTCACAGGTTCCTTCAATCCTTCTTTTTGAAAGTCCAGACGGCAGTCTTGTCAATTGGAAATACCTGAAAGTACTTCAGACATTCAAACCGATAATCGAGCTGATGGAATGTCCAAACTTTTTCCCTTTGCAAGGCAAATGGGTGCTTCTCGGCTCCCCTTATGGGCAGGTACAATATCAAACGGGTACCTTTAATACGGAAAAACTGGAATTCAAAACAGAAGAAGCCGGCCTGATCGACCACAGTTCCCAATTCTATGCAACCAATACCTTCAGGGATAACAGGAACCGAACCATCTTGGTTGCATTCATCAACGGTTTCAGCAGTGGACAGGGTTGGAATAATGTCATTTCAATACCAAGGACACTGTCGCTTACCGATAACAGGGAACTTGTACAGTTGCCGATCAGTGAATTTGACACGTTGCAAGGGAAAAGCTTGCTTAGCGGCGGCAAGGACAAGGCAGATATCATGCTCAACGGCGCCATGCAGATTTCTGATCCTGCCCTGCTCCAATGCCGTATTACATGTACAGTCATCAGATCCGAAGCAACAGCAGAAATGGAAGTGCTGTTGAAAGCCGGAACACGTGAAATCTGCAAAATCAGTATTGCTCCTGAAGAAATCGTCTTTGACAGTATCCACATACCATCCACAAGGCAGAACGCAACCGAAATAGATCTTTTGATCGACCATAGCGTCATGGAAATCTTCATTGACGGTGGAAGGTATTGTGCCACAAGGACCAATGAAGCCATCCAAAATTTAGAAACTCTTGAATTCAAGGGAAACTGCCTGCTGAAAGCTCTGCAGGTACATGAGGTAAAGAGCCTGTCAATAATCGAAGAACAGTAG
- a CDS encoding GNAT family N-acetyltransferase — protein MDAMERISMLFAGWNDTLVKSCLQGCMGEAVAATDFSAARITVGDFCFFAGQPSVDLVREAPAPILVPHDDAWAAAIESVWQDQVKKDLRYAIRQEPADIFDCEKLAGYAADLPAGYYLKLFDRACYHQSMAQVWSQDFCALFAGPEDYLARGIGVGAYKDDLLVAGASSYAVYEGGIEIEIDTEPEFQGKGLASACGAQLILACLARNLTPTWDACDLRSVHLAEKLGYHMKGPYMVYFLR, from the coding sequence ATGGATGCCATGGAAAGGATTTCCATGCTGTTTGCAGGGTGGAATGATACCTTGGTGAAATCTTGCCTGCAGGGGTGCATGGGGGAAGCCGTTGCTGCAACTGATTTTTCTGCTGCCAGGATTACCGTAGGTGATTTCTGTTTCTTTGCAGGACAGCCTTCCGTTGATTTGGTAAGGGAGGCTCCTGCTCCGATATTGGTTCCCCATGATGATGCATGGGCAGCTGCAATTGAATCGGTATGGCAGGACCAGGTGAAAAAGGACCTGCGCTATGCCATACGCCAGGAACCGGCAGATATCTTTGACTGTGAAAAACTTGCGGGTTACGCAGCAGATCTGCCGGCAGGTTATTACCTGAAGTTGTTTGACCGCGCCTGCTATCATCAGTCGATGGCTCAGGTCTGGTCACAGGACTTCTGTGCCTTGTTTGCAGGTCCTGAGGATTATCTTGCCAGGGGAATCGGGGTGGGTGCATACAAGGATGACCTGCTTGTTGCAGGAGCTTCGTCATATGCCGTGTACGAAGGCGGTATTGAAATAGAGATAGATACCGAACCTGAATTTCAGGGAAAAGGCCTTGCCTCGGCATGTGGGGCACAGCTTATTCTTGCCTGTCTTGCGAGGAACCTGACGCCTACATGGGATGCCTGTGACCTGCGTTCAGTCCATCTTGCAGAGAAGCTTGGATATCATATGAAAGGGCCTTATATGGTTTATTTTCTCCGATGA
- a CDS encoding flavodoxin, translating into MANTFNLILKKKINQMKTLVVFYSSTNNTKYIAEIIAKQLQADLLAIKPKKKLPPKGFMRFFLGGASTIFKMKPKLVNSAVDLNSYQNIIIGTLIWAGSYASPIHTFIKQNKIEGKKIALFACHASKEENAAQKCFIQLKKELSGNTCVSGQDFLDQSINTTENNEAKALRWAKDLQF; encoded by the coding sequence ATGGCAAATACTTTTAATCTGATATTAAAAAAGAAGATAAATCAAATGAAAACTTTAGTCGTATTCTATTCATCTACAAACAACACCAAATATATCGCGGAAATAATAGCCAAGCAACTGCAGGCAGATTTGCTCGCGATAAAACCAAAAAAGAAATTGCCACCGAAAGGCTTCATGCGATTCTTTCTGGGCGGAGCAAGTACAATTTTCAAGATGAAACCAAAACTTGTCAATTCTGCTGTTGATTTAAACTCTTACCAAAACATCATCATCGGCACACTAATCTGGGCAGGTTCCTATGCTTCACCCATTCATACCTTTATTAAACAAAATAAAATTGAAGGCAAAAAAATAGCTCTGTTTGCATGCCACGCAAGCAAAGAGGAAAATGCGGCACAAAAATGCTTCATACAACTGAAAAAAGAACTTTCCGGCAATACCTGTGTCAGTGGACAGGACTTCCTGGACCAATCGATCAACACTACGGAAAACAACGAAGCAAAAGCTTTGCGATGGGCTAAGGATTTACAGTTCTGA
- a CDS encoding WHG domain-containing protein, with amino-acid sequence MHVTKAAVIQVASEIADKDGLKGVSLKNVAEKLHIRTPSLYNHIQGLDDLLRQVAHTGMKTMNERMAKAAIGTAGDAAIQSVGVAYLQFMIEHPGVYETIQWATWNGDKETAQIFDTYTSLLTTLILSCGFTKQNIEEILHLLMGVLHGYTTLRLGFALAEPEVAKTDLCNAIDTVLLGIHQKYQTRN; translated from the coding sequence ATGCATGTTACAAAGGCAGCAGTAATTCAGGTGGCATCTGAGATTGCCGACAAAGATGGGCTCAAGGGAGTGTCACTGAAAAATGTTGCAGAGAAGCTGCATATCCGTACACCGTCTTTGTATAACCACATACAAGGGTTGGATGATTTGCTGAGGCAAGTTGCCCATACCGGAATGAAAACTATGAATGAACGGATGGCAAAGGCTGCAATAGGTACGGCCGGGGATGCGGCGATACAATCCGTAGGCGTTGCATATCTGCAGTTTATGATTGAACATCCGGGAGTATACGAAACTATCCAGTGGGCTACATGGAACGGGGACAAAGAAACTGCTCAGATTTTTGACACCTACACTTCACTGCTTACTACGTTGATCCTTTCCTGTGGTTTTACGAAACAGAATATTGAGGAAATCTTACATTTGCTGATGGGAGTTCTGCATGGGTATACGACGCTTCGGCTTGGTTTTGCCCTTGCAGAGCCGGAGGTGGCGAAGACGGATCTATGCAATGCAATCGATACCGTCTTGCTCGGTATACATCAGAAATATCAAACAAGGAACTGA
- a CDS encoding carbon starvation protein A has protein sequence MNGVIILVIGCVALLSGYLYYGRRLAKKWGVDPSRKTPAYEFEDGVDYVPTDSNILFGHQFASIAGAAPIIGPIAASGFGWLPVLLWCLIGGVFFGGVQDFGAMVASVKNEGHSLGFIIEKYLGKTGKNLFLLFCWLFCILVIAAFANIVAVSFGSVAGNEALTSSNGSTAMTSCLFIGFAVAFGFFARKVHPGTVMQTIIAIVLLVVAITIGLLVPITSLTVGQWTYIIFAYILVASVVPVWALLQPRDYLNSFLLIFMIAAAVLGIFVAHPSMKLPAVTTYVVGGQSMFPFLFVTIACGAVSGFHALVSSNTSSKQIKSEKDMLKVSYGAMLVESLLAVIALVCVGSLGGMPKGISAQQTFAMAIANFLDVFHVKHSLSLTLINLAISAFALTSLDSVARIARLSFQELFTEDGQDPATIKPVQKLCQNSVFATVLTLILGYVLSKGGYLKIWALFGSSNQMLSALALSAVAVYLKKAGKDSKNVWIPMIVMMAVTFTALMMLNISNIKSIGTPAFEFEKQGMQLIFGIFILILGILISVNSIRTLFFSKDDKAKA, from the coding sequence ATGAATGGAGTCATTATTCTTGTGATTGGTTGTGTCGCCTTGTTGAGCGGCTACCTTTACTATGGGCGTCGTCTTGCCAAGAAATGGGGTGTGGATCCTTCACGCAAGACACCTGCTTACGAATTCGAAGATGGTGTGGACTATGTTCCGACCGATTCAAACATTCTGTTCGGGCATCAGTTTGCATCTATTGCCGGAGCTGCTCCGATTATCGGACCTATTGCGGCTTCTGGTTTCGGATGGTTGCCCGTATTGCTATGGTGCTTGATTGGCGGTGTGTTTTTCGGAGGTGTCCAGGATTTCGGTGCAATGGTAGCCTCTGTAAAGAATGAAGGGCATTCCTTGGGATTCATCATTGAGAAATATCTGGGAAAAACGGGAAAGAACCTTTTCCTGCTTTTCTGCTGGCTGTTCTGTATCCTTGTCATTGCTGCCTTTGCAAACATCGTTGCCGTTTCTTTCGGCTCAGTAGCTGGAAATGAAGCTCTGACCAGCAGCAACGGAAGCACTGCAATGACATCCTGCCTGTTCATCGGTTTTGCCGTTGCATTCGGTTTCTTTGCCAGAAAAGTACATCCGGGCACGGTCATGCAGACAATCATTGCAATCGTGCTGCTAGTCGTTGCCATTACAATCGGCTTGCTTGTACCTATTACCAGCCTGACGGTCGGTCAGTGGACTTATATTATATTTGCCTATATTCTGGTTGCTTCTGTAGTACCTGTATGGGCTTTGCTCCAGCCGAGGGATTATCTGAACAGTTTCCTCTTGATTTTCATGATTGCAGCAGCAGTGCTGGGTATCTTTGTAGCCCATCCTTCGATGAAGCTTCCCGCTGTTACAACATATGTTGTCGGCGGACAGAGCATGTTCCCGTTCCTGTTCGTTACCATTGCCTGCGGTGCTGTTTCAGGTTTCCATGCCTTGGTAAGTTCCAATACTTCCAGCAAGCAGATCAAGAGTGAAAAGGACATGCTCAAGGTCAGCTATGGTGCCATGCTTGTCGAGTCGTTGCTTGCTGTCATCGCTTTGGTCTGTGTCGGTTCATTGGGCGGTATGCCCAAGGGGATTTCTGCTCAGCAGACATTTGCCATGGCAATTGCAAACTTCCTTGATGTGTTCCATGTCAAGCACAGTCTCAGCCTGACATTGATCAATCTTGCAATCAGTGCCTTTGCATTGACTTCACTTGATTCTGTTGCCCGTATTGCCCGTCTATCCTTCCAGGAATTGTTTACGGAAGACGGACAGGATCCTGCGACCATCAAGCCCGTACAGAAACTTTGCCAGAACTCGGTTTTTGCAACCGTACTTACCTTGATTCTTGGTTATGTACTTTCAAAGGGTGGCTACCTTAAGATCTGGGCTTTGTTCGGAAGTTCAAACCAGATGTTGTCAGCCTTGGCACTCAGTGCTGTCGCTGTATATCTGAAAAAAGCAGGAAAAGACAGCAAGAATGTCTGGATTCCGATGATTGTCATGATGGCTGTTACCTTTACTGCCCTGATGATGCTGAACATCAGCAACATCAAGTCTATCGGCACTCCTGCCTTTGAATTTGAGAAACAGGGTATGCAGTTGATTTTTGGTATCTTTATCCTGATACTTGGCATACTCATTTCCGTCAATTCAATACGGACATTGTTCTTCTCTAAGGATGATAAAGCCAAGGCTTGA
- a CDS encoding diphosphate--fructose-6-phosphate 1-phosphotransferase, translating to MNLSPLQKARYAYQPKLPAILREPIDTIVPVLGDRTTPANDAAQIKKLFPNTCGMETVSFSKGKHPTIGKPTNVGVILSGGQAPGGHNVISGLYDALKKANPNNKLIGFKGGPSGIIENDAIEITADYLAAYRNTGGFDIIGSGRTKLETEEQFEKAEASCHKWGVSAVVIIGGDDSNTNAAVLAEYFLNKKAGIQVIGCPKTIDGDLKNDSIEVSFGFDTATKTYSELIGNIERDANSAKKYWHFIKLMGRSASHIALECALETQPNICLISEEIEKHGTSLAGVVDNIASIIAKRAEKGMNFGVILIPEGLVEFIPEVKTLIEEINDLLAKDAKAYAACEGTDAQFAFITAHLTKPSAKVFSILPTGIRQQLLMDRDPHGNVQVSRIETDKLLIEMVGNKLAEMKKEGKYVGKFSSQHHFFGYEGRCAFPSNFDADYCYSLGYNAFMLIASGFTGYLSSIRNLAAPAEQWQAGGIPITMMMNMEQRHGEMKPVIKKALVELDGKPFTYFAGLRDTWAIETSFTYPGAIQYYGPAEVCDLTTRTLALEHNK from the coding sequence ATGAATCTTTCACCTCTTCAAAAAGCACGGTACGCGTATCAGCCGAAACTACCGGCCATCCTGCGCGAACCCATTGATACCATCGTTCCTGTACTCGGCGACAGGACAACCCCGGCAAATGATGCAGCACAGATCAAGAAACTGTTTCCCAATACCTGTGGTATGGAAACCGTCTCATTCTCAAAAGGCAAACACCCGACCATCGGGAAACCGACCAATGTCGGAGTCATTCTTTCCGGCGGACAGGCACCGGGTGGACACAATGTCATCAGCGGCCTATATGACGCCTTGAAAAAAGCAAACCCGAACAACAAACTCATCGGTTTCAAAGGCGGTCCCAGCGGTATCATTGAAAACGATGCAATTGAAATCACAGCAGATTATCTGGCAGCATACCGCAACACAGGAGGGTTTGACATCATCGGATCAGGCCGCACAAAGCTTGAAACAGAAGAACAGTTCGAAAAAGCCGAAGCTTCCTGCCACAAATGGGGCGTCAGCGCTGTAGTCATCATCGGTGGCGATGATTCAAATACCAATGCTGCAGTCCTTGCCGAGTACTTTCTCAACAAGAAGGCAGGCATACAAGTCATCGGGTGCCCCAAGACAATTGACGGTGACCTCAAAAATGACAGCATAGAAGTCTCTTTTGGATTCGATACGGCAACAAAGACATATTCGGAGTTGATCGGCAATATTGAACGTGACGCAAACTCTGCAAAGAAATACTGGCATTTCATCAAGCTGATGGGGCGCAGTGCCTCCCATATCGCACTCGAATGTGCTTTGGAAACCCAACCGAACATCTGCCTTATCTCCGAAGAAATCGAAAAGCACGGCACCAGTCTTGCCGGTGTAGTAGACAACATTGCTTCCATTATTGCCAAAAGGGCAGAAAAAGGCATGAATTTCGGTGTCATCCTGATTCCCGAAGGCCTCGTTGAATTCATCCCTGAAGTCAAGACCTTGATTGAGGAAATAAATGACCTGCTTGCAAAGGATGCAAAAGCCTATGCTGCCTGCGAAGGTACTGACGCCCAGTTTGCCTTCATCACGGCACATCTGACCAAGCCGAGTGCAAAAGTCTTTTCAATCCTGCCGACCGGTATCCGCCAGCAGTTGCTGATGGACCGCGACCCGCACGGAAATGTACAGGTTTCACGCATTGAAACCGACAAGCTGTTGATCGAGATGGTCGGCAACAAGCTCGCTGAAATGAAAAAAGAAGGCAAATATGTAGGCAAGTTCAGCAGCCAGCACCACTTCTTCGGCTATGAAGGCCGCTGTGCGTTCCCCTCGAATTTCGATGCAGACTATTGCTACAGTCTGGGCTACAATGCCTTCATGCTGATTGCAAGCGGCTTTACAGGTTACCTATCAAGCATCAGGAACCTTGCAGCTCCTGCAGAACAGTGGCAGGCAGGGGGGATTCCTATCACGATGATGATGAACATGGAACAACGCCATGGAGAAATGAAGCCTGTCATCAAGAAAGCCTTGGTAGAACTGGACGGCAAACCGTTCACCTACTTTGCCGGACTTCGTGACACATGGGCAATCGAGACCTCTTTCACCTATCCAGGTGCCATCCAGTACTATGGCCCGGCAGAGGTATGTGACCTCACCACCAGAACATTGGCCTTGGAACACAACAAATAA
- a CDS encoding TIGR02452 family protein has protein sequence MAWNSEIWLADYENAVREKDWQSKAKLLKAVFASTLVAIREGNMLPASPSLMIKGPLKLPFSEEHKTKIHVVREDCLAAARKLRNRYTHVAVLNMASPVHAGGGVKEGSGAQEEYLCRCSNYYPSLIELQDQYPLDARYGGIFTGNVTVFRDTQAHGYRMLDTPFSIDIIAVAAMDHPLLLPDGRYAPDAQVLTERKIRTIFDIALSHGEQALVLEAFGCGVFANPPYAMARAFGNVLKEKPYHTAFEEIVFAILEDANSPAGGNFLPFEEILGRTFS, from the coding sequence ATGGCATGGAATTCAGAGATATGGCTTGCTGATTATGAGAATGCCGTACGGGAAAAAGATTGGCAAAGCAAGGCAAAATTGCTCAAGGCTGTCTTTGCATCGACGCTTGTTGCTATAAGAGAAGGGAATATGCTTCCCGCTTCTCCTAGCCTGATGATAAAAGGGCCGTTGAAATTGCCTTTTTCTGAGGAACACAAAACAAAAATCCATGTTGTCAGGGAAGATTGTCTGGCTGCGGCAAGGAAACTGAGAAATCGGTATACCCATGTTGCCGTACTCAACATGGCAAGTCCCGTCCATGCCGGAGGTGGTGTCAAAGAGGGGAGCGGAGCTCAGGAAGAATATCTATGCAGATGCAGCAACTACTATCCCAGCCTTATAGAATTGCAAGACCAGTATCCGCTTGATGCACGGTACGGTGGCATATTTACCGGAAATGTTACCGTGTTCCGTGATACGCAGGCACATGGCTACAGGATGCTTGATACACCGTTTTCCATCGATATCATTGCTGTGGCTGCAATGGACCATCCGCTTCTTTTACCGGATGGCAGATATGCTCCTGATGCCCAGGTCCTTACCGAACGGAAGATCAGGACTATTTTTGATATCGCCCTATCCCATGGCGAGCAGGCACTTGTCCTTGAGGCCTTCGGATGCGGTGTATTCGCCAATCCTCCATATGCCATGGCCAGGGCTTTTGGAAATGTCCTGAAGGAAAAACCATATCATACTGCCTTTGAGGAGATTGTCTTTGCAATCTTGGAAGATGCCAACAGTCCTGCCGGTGGCAATTTCCTGCCGTTTGAGGAAATCCTAGGCCGGACATTTTCCTGA
- a CDS encoding protein-export chaperone SecB — protein sequence MQEDKPGCLADLEFLSYKVDKIDFNVKNNTDVLQYKAPLSNFRFSFGIPPFESINDTNNEYKILICKFGIKLKAFASEKYENQLAEGEFCITGLFRIKKEIEHTQNGTYFEKYTMPAILFPYLRATITTTFATAGFGAIIFPLINVKNLVDDIDKSKKV from the coding sequence ATGCAAGAAGATAAGCCTGGTTGCTTAGCTGATTTGGAATTTTTATCATACAAAGTAGACAAAATTGACTTCAACGTAAAAAATAATACTGATGTTCTACAATATAAAGCGCCATTATCAAATTTTAGATTTAGTTTTGGAATTCCTCCATTTGAATCTATCAACGACACAAACAATGAATATAAAATACTTATTTGTAAATTTGGAATTAAATTGAAAGCGTTCGCCTCAGAAAAATATGAAAATCAATTAGCTGAAGGAGAATTCTGTATAACAGGACTTTTCCGAATCAAAAAAGAAATAGAACATACTCAAAATGGAACATATTTTGAAAAATATACGATGCCAGCTATTTTATTTCCATATTTACGTGCAACAATTACAACTACATTTGCTACAGCTGGTTTTGGCGCTATTATTTTTCCTTTAATCAATGTAAAAAATCTTGTTGATGACATTGATAAAAGCAAGAAAGTGTAA
- a CDS encoding beta-lactamase family protein, protein MGRQIMELEQLIRTEYADIVGIVVHKNGKRIYESYFDGFNTTDTVHVMSVTKSIVSALVGIAIDKGYIESVDQKVIDFFPGYKPKRGERTIQDVTIRHMLTMTAPYKYRSEPYTKVYASTDWTKAALDLLGGKSGITGKFRYSTIGTQILSGILTNATGKPVIDFATAYLFAPLDIKAPHNTVIHSKEEHIAFLNRRHASGWVVDPKGVHTAGWGLCLTPRDMAKFGQLYANGGLYGDRQILSSNWIEESTSEKSQWEKFPYGYLWWIIDCNGNHCYAAIGDGGNIIFVNPRKDMAVAIASRFTISSKAQIEQVLALITGHIVPLFG, encoded by the coding sequence ATGGGAAGACAGATCATGGAATTGGAACAGCTGATCAGGACAGAGTATGCCGATATCGTCGGTATCGTCGTACATAAAAACGGAAAAAGAATCTATGAAAGTTATTTTGACGGGTTCAATACCACTGACACCGTCCACGTGATGTCAGTGACAAAGAGCATAGTATCAGCTTTGGTCGGTATTGCCATCGACAAAGGCTACATAGAAAGCGTAGATCAGAAGGTCATAGATTTCTTCCCTGGGTACAAGCCTAAACGAGGAGAGAGAACAATACAGGATGTGACCATCCGGCATATGCTGACAATGACCGCACCATATAAATACAGATCAGAACCATATACAAAGGTATATGCAAGCACAGACTGGACAAAAGCAGCACTTGACCTGCTCGGAGGAAAATCTGGTATCACCGGCAAATTCAGGTATTCCACCATCGGTACCCAGATCCTATCAGGAATCCTTACAAATGCAACAGGCAAACCTGTAATCGATTTTGCCACTGCATACCTGTTTGCACCATTAGATATCAAGGCACCCCACAATACGGTAATCCATAGCAAAGAGGAACACATCGCTTTTCTGAATCGTAGGCATGCCAGTGGTTGGGTAGTCGATCCGAAAGGTGTGCATACTGCCGGTTGGGGGCTTTGTCTGACACCCCGTGATATGGCAAAGTTCGGCCAGCTCTATGCAAACGGAGGTCTATATGGAGACAGACAAATTCTTTCTTCAAACTGGATTGAAGAAAGTACAAGTGAAAAAAGCCAATGGGAGAAATTCCCTTACGGTTATCTCTGGTGGATTATCGACTGCAATGGAAATCACTGCTATGCTGCCATAGGTGACGGAGGAAACATAATCTTTGTCAATCCGCGAAAAGACATGGCAGTCGCAATCGCTTCCCGCTTTACAATCAGTTCAAAGGCACAGATTGAACAGGTACTCGCGCTGATTACAGGACATATCGTCCCATTGTTCGGATAG
- a CDS encoding SAP domain-containing protein produces MVDRPYLDNQLDGKTFRSFYYLKEELVGFCRKNGLSTSGGKSEITDRIAHFLDFGEVMPAVHKNKVVRQIGIITEDTKIESDFVCSEKHRAYFKQKIGKNFSFNVTFQKWLKCNTGKTYGEAIQAYYQILDDRKKEKSTIGKQFEYNTYIRDFFAENRDKTLDQAIKCWKYKKSKEGHNRYEKTDLAALT; encoded by the coding sequence ATGGTTGATAGACCGTATCTGGATAATCAATTGGATGGAAAAACATTTCGTAGTTTTTATTACTTGAAAGAAGAATTGGTTGGTTTCTGCAGAAAGAATGGTCTGTCGACTTCTGGCGGGAAATCAGAGATTACTGACAGAATTGCTCATTTTCTTGATTTCGGTGAAGTGATGCCTGCAGTCCACAAAAACAAAGTGGTAAGACAAATCGGGATAATTACGGAAGATACCAAAATAGAATCCGATTTTGTATGTTCTGAAAAACACCGTGCCTACTTCAAGCAAAAGATTGGCAAGAACTTTTCTTTTAATGTCACTTTCCAGAAATGGTTAAAATGTAATACCGGTAAAACATATGGAGAAGCAATTCAGGCTTATTACCAAATACTTGATGACAGGAAAAAAGAAAAATCAACGATTGGCAAACAGTTTGAATATAACACATATATCAGGGATTTCTTTGCTGAAAACAGAGATAAAACATTGGACCAAGCAATAAAATGTTGGAAATATAAAAAAAGCAAGGAAGGTCATAACCGCTATGAAAAAACTGATCTTGCGGCATTGACATGA
- a CDS encoding DUF188 domain-containing protein — protein sequence MKILVDADSVPCQIRAIILKAARKRRLTILFVADRHLKDVDLAYQEDTAELRKEAREKNGEMNSRSLRAIRSKIRWETVVTGENSADDRLVESAEAGDLAITHDIPLAARLADKGCTVLDDRGGTYDKDTIARRLSERNLMTELRSYGIQSEKTKSYGEREVRLFSQAFVTQLDRMQQ from the coding sequence GTGAAAATACTTGTCGATGCAGATTCCGTACCCTGCCAGATCAGGGCCATCATACTCAAGGCTGCGAGAAAAAGACGGCTGACCATACTGTTTGTTGCGGATAGACATCTGAAAGATGTGGACTTGGCGTATCAAGAAGATACTGCGGAGCTCAGGAAAGAGGCAAGGGAAAAGAATGGTGAGATGAACAGCCGTTCCCTACGGGCAATCCGCAGCAAGATCCGTTGGGAAACCGTAGTGACAGGAGAGAACAGCGCTGACGACAGGTTGGTTGAATCGGCAGAAGCAGGGGATCTTGCCATTACACATGATATTCCCCTGGCTGCCCGATTGGCTGACAAGGGGTGTACTGTGCTCGATGACAGGGGCGGTACCTATGATAAGGATACGATTGCCCGAAGACTTTCTGAAAGGAACCTGATGACTGAGCTGCGTAGCTATGGCATCCAGTCGGAAAAGACAAAAAGCTATGGGGAACGGGAAGTCAGGCTGTTTTCACAAGCGTTTGTTACCCAATTGGATAGGATGCAGCAGTAA